From Selenomonas ruminantium AC2024, a single genomic window includes:
- a CDS encoding diguanylate cyclase, with the protein MGVWIVVVDDDAMTLTYVKRILREQDMRVTCLRSGRDLLKYMGKNTPDLILLDIQMPEMDGFETYQALRRMEEKEGRKPTPIIFLSGMETSDAEIRSFEQGAADFIRKPVHKEILIRRILNAVKHTQELELLKEEASVDKLTGFLNKAAGTMRLTKLCSERAGMLIILDLDNFKLVNDLYGHNMGDKFLTAFADVVRRNIRAQDVMVRIGGDEFMGFFSNMNDEAALESLHRRLNDELLHEAIALAGKDFEIPLSISLGAVLVPEHGRDYEMLFPLADSALYKVKQTGKNGSRLYGQEGETDLSESNDIKKEFARITQMVEGWHRRGGPISMDMEQFSIIYHFLRQFYKRYGGMIVKLLFILSDEENIEARPYSLSDAVEKFDLCLQDALRKSDMILRYKANQFYVILQNLSEEDFPIVFRRIMDTWEAGETHSGIHIEYLMEYVIYEKECYDK; encoded by the coding sequence ATGGGAGTTTGGATTGTTGTTGTTGATGATGATGCCATGACGCTGACATATGTAAAACGCATTTTGCGAGAGCAGGATATGCGGGTCACCTGTCTGCGTTCCGGGCGGGATCTTTTGAAATATATGGGAAAAAATACACCGGATTTGATTCTGCTGGATATACAGATGCCGGAGATGGATGGCTTTGAAACGTATCAGGCATTGCGGCGCATGGAAGAAAAAGAAGGGCGCAAACCCACGCCCATCATTTTCTTAAGTGGTATGGAGACCAGTGATGCGGAGATTCGCAGCTTTGAACAGGGCGCCGCGGATTTTATTCGCAAACCCGTTCATAAGGAAATTCTCATTCGGCGCATCTTAAATGCCGTCAAGCATACCCAGGAACTTGAACTTCTGAAAGAGGAAGCGTCTGTTGACAAGCTGACCGGTTTTTTGAATAAAGCCGCTGGAACCATGCGCTTGACGAAGCTCTGTTCGGAGCGGGCGGGCATGCTGATCATTTTGGACCTCGACAATTTCAAACTGGTCAACGATTTGTATGGCCATAATATGGGGGATAAGTTTTTAACGGCTTTTGCCGATGTTGTCCGGCGTAACATCCGCGCGCAGGATGTCATGGTGCGAATTGGCGGGGACGAGTTCATGGGATTTTTCAGCAACATGAACGATGAAGCTGCGCTGGAAAGTCTGCATCGCAGGCTCAATGATGAACTGCTCCATGAGGCCATTGCTCTGGCCGGAAAGGACTTTGAAATCCCGTTGAGCATTTCTTTGGGTGCAGTTTTGGTGCCGGAACATGGTCGGGACTATGAAATGCTTTTCCCGCTTGCCGACAGTGCTCTTTATAAGGTGAAGCAAACGGGCAAGAACGGCAGCCGCCTTTACGGTCAGGAGGGCGAAACCGATTTATCGGAAAGCAATGATATCAAAAAGGAATTTGCCCGCATCACGCAGATGGTGGAAGGCTGGCATAGAAGAGGCGGGCCCATTTCGATGGATATGGAGCAATTCTCCATAATCTATCACTTCCTGCGCCAGTTCTACAAGCGTTATGGCGGTATGATTGTGAAACTGCTGTTCATCCTGTCGGATGAAGAAAATATTGAGGCGCGCCCGTACAGTCTGTCAGACGCTGTGGAAAAATTTGACCTCTGTCTGCAGGATGCACTGCGGAAAAGCGATATGATACTTCGCTACAAGGCCAATCAGTTCTATGTGATCCTGCAGAATCTTTCGGAGGAGGATTTCCCCATTGTGTTCCGCCGCATCATGGATACATGGGAGGCCGGAGAAACGCACTCCGGTATTCATATCGAATATCTCATGGAATACGTCATCTATGAGAAAGAGTGTTATGACAAGTGA
- a CDS encoding hybrid sensor histidine kinase/response regulator, producing the protein MDAKQQEKMNSVLKRVDMTTIIILFFLMVVMAYYAMLQSEMKQKIIVNQELVATRSASQINDYLSTGVDIIRVASCTLDDMIRKGKSHAEMRDYLLNQSGAIEHISGGNSMGLYAIVQDDFLDGTGWTPNAGFVPQERPWYGGAMANIGHVAVVDPYLDAQTHTMMITLSKSLCDVKSVAAMDFSLGHLQTITEELAVHGESDIEIVMDRKYQVVAHSDKAEVGKCYLNEEGTFGRALIDKMRSADEKYFSFRFGDAEYIAYTMPVANSWQCVSVFDATSTFAQLRRTFVLTIFVLLLVVSILMVIMTRYEKKTRLAQELNQKAESAALANEAKSAFLSNMSHEIRTPINAVLGMNEMILRESHEPNVIEYAENLRNAGNTLLGLINDILDFSKIEAGKLEIIPVDYDLSSMLNDLVNMIHTRADAKGLTLLLDFDQETPKRLFGDEVRVKQVITNILTNAVKYTEKGSVTLAVGFERIPEEPNDVELCVTVKDTGIGIKPEDMEKLFSKFERIEEKRNRNVEGTGLGMAITINLLEKMGSALQVESTYGVGSTFSFKLRQRVVKWEPLGDYKASYQALLKGHKKYHEKFTAPEALVLMVDDNPMNLTVFKSLIKQTKVQVDTANDGDEGLLLAQDKKYDIIFLDHMMPRKDGVETLHELKEQADGPNFNTPVICLTANAISGAREEYIEAGFNDYLTKPIDTEKLEDMLLDYLPQEKLQAAGHEEVRGQNELDLPESLAPLKDAGWLDFAIGIKNSGSVEAYLPLLKIFYESIDEMAQAIEGFYADRNIKDYTIKVHALKSSARIIGAKEFGEEAQLLENAGKAGNMDYIRAHHENFIETYRGFKVQLAKVFEGGLLAAENEKPEADMELMEAVYEELLAAAEEMDSDRLEEIIAEMDDYRIPETEVELYKKIKQAVEHFEYETILSLLNH; encoded by the coding sequence ATGGATGCAAAACAACAAGAAAAAATGAATTCCGTCCTGAAGAGAGTAGACATGACCACGATTATCATCCTGTTTTTCCTGATGGTGGTTATGGCTTATTACGCCATGCTTCAGTCCGAAATGAAGCAGAAAATCATTGTCAATCAGGAACTGGTCGCCACCAGGTCAGCCAGTCAGATTAACGATTACCTGTCCACCGGTGTTGACATCATACGCGTGGCATCCTGTACCCTCGATGACATGATTCGCAAGGGGAAATCTCATGCGGAAATGCGCGATTATTTGCTGAATCAGTCAGGCGCCATCGAGCACATCTCGGGGGGAAATTCAATGGGCCTGTATGCGATCGTGCAGGATGATTTTCTCGATGGCACCGGGTGGACTCCCAATGCTGGTTTTGTACCCCAGGAACGCCCTTGGTATGGCGGCGCAATGGCCAACATCGGTCATGTGGCCGTTGTGGACCCTTATCTTGATGCGCAAACCCATACCATGATGATTACCTTATCCAAGTCGCTCTGTGATGTCAAAAGCGTGGCCGCGATGGATTTCTCTCTGGGGCATCTGCAGACGATAACGGAGGAACTGGCTGTCCATGGTGAATCGGATATCGAGATTGTCATGGACCGCAAGTATCAGGTGGTAGCCCATTCAGACAAGGCCGAAGTGGGGAAATGCTATCTGAATGAGGAAGGGACGTTTGGCCGGGCGCTTATCGACAAGATGCGTTCTGCCGATGAAAAGTATTTTTCGTTCCGCTTTGGTGATGCCGAGTACATTGCCTATACGATGCCGGTGGCGAACAGCTGGCAATGCGTGTCGGTCTTTGATGCGACGTCCACCTTTGCGCAGCTCAGAAGAACATTCGTGCTGACCATCTTCGTGCTGCTGCTGGTGGTTTCCATATTGATGGTCATCATGACCCGTTACGAAAAAAAGACCCGTCTGGCGCAGGAACTCAACCAGAAAGCAGAGAGTGCGGCCTTAGCCAATGAGGCGAAGTCGGCATTTTTGTCGAACATGTCTCATGAAATCCGTACACCTATCAATGCCGTGCTGGGCATGAATGAGATGATTTTGCGCGAGAGCCACGAGCCAAACGTAATCGAGTATGCCGAGAACCTTCGCAATGCGGGCAATACGCTCTTGGGGCTGATTAACGACATCCTCGACTTTTCCAAAATCGAAGCAGGAAAGCTCGAAATCATCCCTGTGGATTATGACCTTTCGTCCATGCTGAACGATTTGGTCAATATGATTCATACGCGGGCGGATGCCAAGGGCTTGACGCTTTTGCTGGATTTCGATCAGGAGACGCCCAAGCGGCTCTTTGGTGACGAAGTCCGCGTCAAGCAGGTCATTACGAATATCCTGACCAATGCAGTCAAATATACGGAAAAGGGCAGTGTGACGCTGGCTGTAGGTTTTGAGCGCATTCCTGAGGAGCCGAATGACGTAGAACTCTGTGTGACGGTCAAGGATACCGGCATCGGCATAAAGCCGGAGGATATGGAGAAGCTGTTTTCTAAGTTCGAACGCATTGAGGAAAAGCGTAACCGCAATGTGGAAGGCACGGGCCTGGGCATGGCCATCACGATAAATCTGTTGGAAAAGATGGGTTCAGCCCTGCAGGTGGAAAGCACTTACGGTGTTGGCTCGACCTTCTCCTTCAAGTTGCGGCAGCGTGTTGTCAAATGGGAGCCACTGGGCGATTACAAGGCATCTTATCAGGCGCTGCTCAAAGGGCACAAGAAATATCATGAGAAATTCACCGCTCCGGAGGCCTTGGTGCTGATGGTGGATGATAACCCCATGAATCTGACGGTGTTCAAGAGTCTCATAAAGCAGACCAAAGTGCAGGTCGATACGGCTAACGATGGTGACGAGGGACTCTTGCTGGCGCAGGATAAAAAATACGACATCATCTTCCTTGACCATATGATGCCGCGCAAGGATGGCGTGGAGACGCTGCATGAACTAAAGGAACAGGCAGACGGCCCCAATTTTAATACGCCGGTAATCTGCTTGACAGCTAACGCCATTTCCGGAGCACGGGAAGAGTATATTGAGGCTGGGTTTAATGATTATCTGACCAAGCCGATTGATACAGAGAAGCTCGAGGATATGCTGCTCGACTACCTGCCGCAGGAAAAACTCCAGGCGGCCGGGCACGAAGAAGTTAGAGGGCAAAACGAGCTGGACCTTCCAGAAAGTCTGGCACCACTCAAAGACGCTGGCTGGCTGGATTTTGCCATCGGCATCAAAAACAGCGGTTCTGTTGAGGCGTATCTGCCGTTGTTGAAGATTTTCTATGAATCTATTGACGAAATGGCGCAGGCTATCGAAGGCTTTTATGCGGATAGAAACATAAAAGACTATACCATCAAGGTGCATGCGCTTAAGAGTTCGGCAAGAATAATCGGCGCCAAAGAATTCGGTGAAGAAGCACAGCTGCTGGAAAATGCCGGCAAGGCCGGGAACATGGACTATATCCGGGCGCATCATGAAAACTTCATCGAGACGTATCGGGGATTTAAGGTTCAGTTGGCGAAAGTCTTTGAAGGAGGTCTCTTGGCGGCGGAAAATGAGAAACCCGAGGCGGATATGGAGCTTATGGAAGCAGTCTACGAAGAGCTGCTGGCCGCGGCAGAAGAAATGGATTCCGACCGTCTCGAAGAGATTATCGCCGAGATGGATGATTACCGCATCCCGGAGACGGAGGTTGAACTCTATAAAAAGATTAAACAAGCGGTCGAACACTTTGAATACGAAACCATTTTGTCCTTGCTTAATCATTAA